The genomic window CGAGCGTCACGTTCATTTTCCTCGCGGTTAGTTCGCGCGTCGAGGAATGACGGATAGAAATTGATCATTATCACGCCGCCGTTCTTCGCAACACGCTTCAGCACAGCATCCGACACGTTCCGCGTATGATCATTCACGCCTCTCGCCGATGAGTGCGATGCGATGATCGGCGCAGTGCTGACGTCGAGCACGTCATTCATAACTTTTTCCGAAACGTGTGAGATATCAACGAACATCCCGAGCCGGTTCATCTCGCGTACCACCTCTTTGCCGAAGTCTGAAAGGCCGTTGTTCTTCGGTTTATCGTTGTGCGCGTCTGCCCAATCGTGTGAGACATTATGCGTAAGCGTCATATAGCGGATGCCGAGGCGATAAAAGTCACGCAGTGCAGAGAGGGAATTTTCGATCGCATATCCGCCCTCGATACCCATAAGGGCGCATATCTTGCCGGCCCTCTTTGCACGGCGTATGTCCTCGGCTCTCGTACACATCGACAGCGCGTCAGGGTGACGTTCGACCTCGCGATATGTCGCATCGATCAGATCCATTGCCCGACGCATACCGCCGCCGCCGCGATATGCCGCACCCGACACATAGATCGAAAAGAACTCGCCCGTTACGCCGCCGTCGCGCAGGCGTTTGATGTCAGTGTGATACGGGTCGCCGTCGCGGTGAAACTTACCGCGTGTATCGGTACCGAGGTCGAGATCCTCATCAACCATCGGCGACGTGATATCGTTATGGCCGTCGATGACTATCGCTCGTTTGTGTATCTGAAGAGCCTTTTTCCAAAGTACCGGATCGGCACCGCTCGGCATCATTTGCGAGAATGCATAGCCGGCAAAACAAAGACCGAGGAATACGGCTGTTATTACTTTCATATCGAACACGATTTTACTCGTTTTCGCATGTTTGGCATAACCTTTCTGTGGCAGATCTTCAAAAATAAAACGCTGGTAAAATAGTACCCAAATTTGTTATACTTTGTTTTGGCTGCACCTTCCTGCGGCTTGTCTTACCGGTATTTTCGTTATGTTTAGGGCATTTGAGCCCGGCGAGATCCCTACGCTTCGACCGTAAACTCCGATCCAAAATGGACAAGATCGAAAAAAGATCGCACTCGACGACCATCCCCGGTAAGCGTCCGGAGGAACCGCCCGTACCTGCCGAGGCGATGTACGAGAGCTTTATCGAGAACCTTCCGGTAATGTTCTATGCGGTCACGCCGAAGCCTCCGCATCGAGCGATTTATATGTCGCCGAATTTTGAGGAATTCGGCTATCCCATCGAGGATTGGCTTACCCAACCGGACATTTGGGACCGCGTGATGCATCCCGACGATCGTGAACACGTTCTCGGAAAAACACGTTCGGCCATGAAGCGCGGCCGTGACGTTGATTTTGAATATCGCATAGTTTGCAAGAACGGCGACATACGCTGGATCAGGGACAGGAGCTGCTTTATACGCGACAAGAACGGCAAGCGCATATGCTGGCAAGGCGTCGTTGTCGATATCACTGAAAGGCGGCTCGCAGAGCAGAAGATCGAGCGCCGCGAGTTGCTCTATCGGACCCTTGCACATAATATCCCGCAGGCTGCGGTCCTGCTTTTCGACAAAGATCACAGATATCTGCTCGCCGAGGGGAGCCAACTTCTTAAACATAAACTCAACGGAAAAAAGATCGAGGGCAAAACCCTAAATGAGGTCTTCGATAAGGGCGTTACCGAGGAATGGGCCGCACTCTACGACCGAACGCTCGCCGGAGAATCGATAAACCTGGAAAAGGCAACTGACGATGCCGTGTACCAGATCGACCTGTTGCCGGTTCGCGACGATGCGGGAAATGTTTTTGCCGGCATGGTTATGTGGCAGGACATCTCCGAGCGCAAGAACGCTGAAGAGGCCCTGCGAAAGAGTGAGGCTCAGTATCGCGATCTGTTCGATAACGCGAGCGATATTATCTACGTGAACGATCTGGACGGCTTCCTCTTATCGATCAATAAGGCAGCGGAACGCATATTCGGATACACGCGCGAAGAAGCGTTGAAACTGAACATAGCGCAGATTGCCGCGCCGGAACACGTGAACCGCGCCCGTGCAGCATTGGCCCGTAAGGTTCGCGGCGATGCGACCCAAACGATCTACGAACTTGAATGTCTTAGCAAGACAGGGCAGCGGATCGTGCTGGAGGTCAACAGCAGCGTGATCCTCGACAACGGAGAACCGGTCGCCATCCAAGGTGTCGCTCGCGACATCACAGAACGAAAACAGGCGGAAACCGCGATACGCCGGAGCATGGAAGAGACGCGGCGAGCAGCGGAAGCCGCCCGCAACAGCGAAGCCCGCTTTCGTGAGCTTTTTGAGAATGCGAACGACCTGATCTACACGCACGACCTCGACGGCAACTTCACATCACTTAACCGTGCGGGCGAGATGATAACCGGCTATTCGCGTGCGGAAGCTCTCGAGATGAACCTAAGTGATCTGGTCGCACCTGAGTTCCTCGAAACCGCCCGGACAATGTCTTCGAAAAAGGCCGAGAGCGATACTGCACATTCGTATGAGATCGAGATCATTGCGCGGGACGGACGCCGGGTCGTGCTCGATCTCAGCACCCGATTGATCGTCGCGAACGGCCGGCCCGTCGGTGTTCAAGGCATCGGCCGCGATATCACTGAAAAACGAGCTGTAAGAAACTCGCTTCGCGACACTCTCTCACTATTCGAGACCACCTTTGAATCTACCGCGGACGGCATCGTAGTAATGAGCCTTGACCGCAACATCGTCACTTGCAACAAAAAGTTCGTTGAGATGTGGCAGGTCGATCCGGAGATAATTAAGAGTAAGAACGGCGATGCACTGGTCGCTCATATTGTTTCAAACCTGATCGACGGCGAATCATTCCTTCGCGACCTTGACGAGACGTACAAAGATCCGAATTCTGCCGTATCCGAATTACTCGAGCTGACGAACGGCCGTATCTTTGAGCGGTATTCGCAGCCTCAATACCTTGACGGGAAGCCTATCGGACGTGTTGCGTGTTTCCGCGATATAACCGAACGCAGCCGGGCAGAAGAGCGTTTAAGGCATGTTGCACTTCACGACACTTTGACCAATTTGCCGAATCGCGCCGAATTTATGAATCATCTTCAGGCGGCGATCGACCGCACGCGCGGAAATGATTATGCAAAGTTCGCGGTCCTCTTCCTGGATCTCGATCGGTTCAAGGTGATCAATGACAGCCTGGGCCACGCGGTCGGCGACAAACTGCTGGTTGCCATTGCCGAACGCCTGCAGGCAGGCGTCCGCCCGGGCGATATCGTAGCGAGGCTCGGCGGCGATGAGTTCACTATCCTACTGAACAGAAGCGGAGTCGCAGAGGATGTCGCCGGAGTTGCCGAACGCCTTCAGCGAATGATCTCCGCACCGTTCAAGATCGACAATTACGAGGTTTTCACGTCGGCGAGTATCGGCATAGTCGCCTCGGGAACGCTCGACCGCCAAGCCGAGGATTTTCTCCGCGATGCGGATGCCGCGATGTACCGTGCCAAAGAAGCAGGAAAAGCACGTTATGAGGTGTTCGACCAAGAGATGCATGTTCGCAACATGAACTTGCTGCGGATCGAGACCGATCTGCGGCATGCTGTTGATCGTAATGAGTTCGAGGTACATTATCAGCCGATCGTGGACCTTAAGAACGGCACAGTATCCGATTTCGAGGCGTTGCTCCGCTGGCGCCATCCGGAGCTTGGGCTTATTACGCCAACTCGTTTCGTCCATGTTGCCGAGGAGACAGGTTTAATAGTCCCGATCGGAAAGTGGATCCTGACCGAGGCGTGCCGGCAGATCGCAGAATGGCGTAATAAGTTCGGAAGAAAATTCGCCGTCAGCGTAAATCTTTCGGCAAAGCAACTCATGCATCCGACGCTCACGGCTGACATCGACCAAGTACTTGTAACAACCGGGCTTGATGCCGATCAGCTAAAACTCGAAGTTACCGAAAGCACCGTTATGGAGCACAGCGAAAAGGCGTTAAAGGTTCTCACCGAGCTTGATTCGCTCGGGATCGACCTTTCGACCGACGACTTCGGCACCGGCTATTCGAGCCTTAGTTATCTTCAGAAATTCCCGTTCGAGCGGCTAAAGATCGACCGCTCATTCATTAACTTGATGGTCAAGGACACAAAGAGCGCCGCGATCGTAAAGACGATCCTTATGCTTGGTGAGAATCTCGGCATCAGCGCGGTCGCCGAAGGCGTCGAGACCGTACCGCAATTCGAAGAGCTCCGCCGCCTCGGCTGCAAGCTCGGCCAAGGATACCTTTTCTCGCCGCCGGTTCGTGTTAACGAAGCAGAGTCCATTCTCGCAAAAGGCCGCGACGCTTTCCCCATCTTTCATCGTCGTGTTCTTGCGTTGTCCGCTTCACCCATCGAGCTCGCCGAAGTGCAGTAACGGCGCTGTCCTCGCACCGCGGGCTGCTATCGGGTTTTTCAGACTGTCGATCAGGCGGCCTGCAAGCTCGGGGATGATGTCTTTTTCATTTGCGTGTGCTTGTGTGAGGATCACGATAATGAATTTCCTGCCGTCAGGAAACGCCAAATACGCCGCATCGTGCCGTGCGGTGCTTGTCCAGCCTGCTTTTGACCATAGCTTTACATCGCGCAGATCACGGTCGATCAAAGCTTTGCCAATGAATGCATGTGCCTGATCCGCTTCATCGCCTTTCACGAACGGTTCGCGGTGAAGCACTTCCATCATCCGATCAGAGAACTGCTTTCCGGCAATGCGTCCGGTTACTATCTCGGCGAACAACCTCGCGGTCGCATCGGTAGTCAGCATATTGCGGTTCTCGCCGTTCGGCCCGCGTGACTGCTGTTCGATCCCGTATGCATCGGTACAAAAGGTCTTTTGATTTACATTGATGCCGGTGTAGCCCAACGCCGTGAAAAACCGATTGACGCGGTTTCGCTTGAACTGCCAGCGCTCCAATTCCTTTGCCGGCAGTTCGGGCCCGCCCGTCGTCCCCGTCAGTACATCGACGATCAGTTGTGTGGCCTCATTCGAAGAATCGACGATCATATCGCGTTCGGCACGCCTCAATTCATTGCTTGGGACGATCTTGCCATCCTCGATCTGCCGTTCGAGAGCCGCAAGGTAGAAGAGCTTAACGACACTCGCCGGATACAGTTTGATGCCGCCCTGATAACTCGCATCGAACGCCTTTGCGGGATCTGAAAGGTCAATGACGGTTGCGGCAAGTTCTCCGTCCTTGATCCCTTTCGCCGACATTATCTTGCTTACCGCATCATCGAGAATTGCCTGCAGCGACGCAGAATGAACAACCGCTATCGGCTTATAGACCGCCGGCGGCAAGATCGCGGACCTTGACGACTCCTTCTGCCCGAAGGCTGTCGATGCCAAGGCCGCGGCTATAAACAAAACAAAAAGATGGAATTGCTTTTTCATTGGCTTAGTTTTCGATAATTATAAACCGAATTTCAAAAAACACGGCGGCAATTTTGCGGCAACCAATTGCCGCTAAGCTCATCCTACTTATTAACCGGGTGTATCGTGAACTGAATGAAGATCTTGAAGGAGGCGTGAACCGTGAAACGAGCTTTACTTTTGATATCGGCGATACTGCTTCTCTCCGCAGCGGCCTTTTCACAGGCTGTTGAAGACAGGATGCATCGAACCGTCGGCTACATCTCATCAAGCGGAACCGTTGAGGACAAGTCGCATCGAACGCTCGGCTTTATTCTCGCCAACGGCACGATCGAGAATTCATCACGTCAAAAGATCGGCTACATCAGCAGCAGCGGTGCCGTCAGCGAGAGGTCGCTGCGCACGATCGGCTATATTCTAAAAAGCGGTGTCGTCGAGGACAGATCACATATAACCATCGGGCGTGTTAATAGGAACGGTTCTGTCGAGGACGGATCGCACCGAACGATCGGCTATGCCAAGGGGATCAAGCTCGAACACGCGGCGATATTTTTCTTCTTTTTCTTCGGAAATAAATGACGGCTTTCGGTGAACTTCTGTCAGCTAAAGATCCCTTCCCCGAGGAAGTTCTTCCTTAAGTAGCTCACCGTATCATTCAGCGTCGCCTGCGGGTCGCGCGGCGTAAACCCGAGTTCGGCCTCGGCTTTTGCCGAAGTAAAATACCAAAAATGTTCAGCCTGCTCTACTTCGCTCGGTGCTATCGGCGAAGGTTTCCCCCAATTCTTGAACACTGAATCTATCAGGCCGGAACCGGCGACGGCCAACTTCTTCGGCACCTTCAGCCCCGGCGCCGGTATACCGCTTAGCCGTGACAGCCGTCCGAAGAACTCTTCAAACGTCATATTCGCCGCACCCAACAGATACTTTTCTTGGTGCCGCCCTTTTTCTATCGCAGAAATAATGGCGCTTGCGACATCACGCACATCAACAAAACTGATACCGCCGCCCGGACAATACGGTATCTTTCGCCCTAGCATGTCGAGTACGGGTTTTGTCGATGACAAACGTTCATCCTGCGGGCCGAGCAAAAGCGTCGGATTCATTATCACAAGCTTTCGGCCCTTGCCTTCAAAGCCTTCTATCGCAGTTCTTTCCTGAAAATACTTTGAGGCGTAATATGCCCAGCGTGTAATGATATCGAGCGGCGGCGGATATGTTTCGTCAAAGATCTGCGGCTCACGGCTCACGGCGATCGTACCGCTCGACGACGCCAGAACGAACGTGCCGACGCCCGCTTCTTTCGCGGCCTCGCATATAAGCCGCGTACCCTGCAAATGAACTCGGTTCATCAGCGCCGCATCTGCCTGATCGCGAGAGACCTTGCCGGCAAGGTGAAGCACGACGGACGCATTCTTGCACGCCGCAGCAAGGTCATCCGGCTCAGTTACCGAACCCTCAACGGGTGTTACGCCTGCGTCCTTCATCCATTCCGGTATGTGCGACGCAAGGACGGTCAAGTTATCGGCACCTTCATCAAGTAGGGTCCGCACAACCCACGCCCCGAGGAAGCCCGTGCCGCCCGTGATCAAAATCTGCCGTATTTTCTTTGCTCTTGGCATCTCACCCCTTACCTTTCAAAAAGATCATCACATTCACGCGAGGCACTCTGTAACTGCTCCTATTCATCGATAACCGGTTCCTGTTTGCGGCTCTTTCGTCGCTCGGCCTTCCATGCCTTTCGCGTCGCTGCGACATCGAACGGCTCGCGTTTGCCGTCGCGCATATTCTCGATCTCGTGCTGAACGCGGGCAGCGATCAGGCGATACGCCTCAGTATTCGGCACTCCAGCGACCATTTCCTTCAGCTCTGAATATTCAAGAAATCGACCAACCTTTGCGCCGATACTCGCACCGATACTTTTCCGCGGCGGTATCACCATATCCTTCGGGAAGGCCTCGTATGTGCCCCAAATGTATATCGGCAGAATGCCGATCTTTTGATTTAACGCGAGGTAGCCGATGATCGGCTTGAATTCCGCGATACGGCCGCTCTTCTGCCTGCCGCCCTCCGGAAAGATCAGCGCATTATAGCCGTCTCTGAGTATCTGCAAAACATGCCTAAGCGACTGCCGCAGGCTGCCTGTGCGTTCGATCGGCACGAGCGTCGTAAAATTATTCATATACGCGCGTTTGTACTTCGTATCGAACCAATAATCGGCGGCAGCAACGGCGACCGTTTGCTCGGCAACGCCTTTTCCGAGAGCACGCTTTACCAACCCTGTATCGAGATGCGATGTGTGATTCGGCGCGACAATGAAATTCACATGCTGCGGCACGTTCGCCTCGCCCTCGATGTGTGTGTCGAGCACGTTTGAGTAGAGCGTGTCCTGGGCCAGATCGACCACTGCATTACCGATGCGTTTGACGATGCCGGGAATGTATATCTCCTTCTCTTCATCCTTCTCTTTCAGTTCAGGCTCATCGGCGAGTTTTTTCGACCGGTCAACGCGATCGACAGCTGTAAGCAGTTCACGCACCGTCTGGACCTCGTTCAGCGTATCCGGTGAAATTACGCGGCCGCCCGCATCCTCAACCGCGGCCTGAAGCTCGACGAACATCAGCGAATCAAATCCTAGTGTCAAAAGCTTGTCATCTATTGCGACATCGGACAGCGGCCTGCTTGACACGGTCGCGACGATCTTTCTGATCCAAAGGGCGTTGTCGTCGCCCTTTGCCTCGACAATGTTCTTCGTCTTTGAACGCGAGCGGCCTTCGAGCGTTTGAAGCATCTCAACGACCTCGGGCCGTTTTACTTTTCGTGTCGCCGTACGCGGCAGCTCGAACGGCGTAAGGTGCAGTACCTTTACGCGTTTGAAGAACGGCAGGCCGGCCGATATCTCGCGGAAATGCTCCTCGACCTTCTTATTCGCTTCGCTCCGATTGAGTGTGATGTCGTATTCATAATCAGGCACGACAAGCGCCGCGATCCTTTCGCCCGCATCTTCATCGGGCAGCCCGACGACGCTTAACTCTTTGATATAAGGCGACTTACCATAAAGCTCTTCGATCTCGTCGGGATAAATGTTCTTGCCGTTCGAGTCTATGATCACATCCTTCGAACGTCCGACGATGAACAGGTTTCCGTCCTCATCAAGCCGTCCGAGGTCGCCGGTGCGCAGCCATCGATCGTGC from Chloracidobacterium sp. includes these protein-coding regions:
- a CDS encoding PAS domain S-box protein; amino-acid sequence: MDKIEKRSHSTTIPGKRPEEPPVPAEAMYESFIENLPVMFYAVTPKPPHRAIYMSPNFEEFGYPIEDWLTQPDIWDRVMHPDDREHVLGKTRSAMKRGRDVDFEYRIVCKNGDIRWIRDRSCFIRDKNGKRICWQGVVVDITERRLAEQKIERRELLYRTLAHNIPQAAVLLFDKDHRYLLAEGSQLLKHKLNGKKIEGKTLNEVFDKGVTEEWAALYDRTLAGESINLEKATDDAVYQIDLLPVRDDAGNVFAGMVMWQDISERKNAEEALRKSEAQYRDLFDNASDIIYVNDLDGFLLSINKAAERIFGYTREEALKLNIAQIAAPEHVNRARAALARKVRGDATQTIYELECLSKTGQRIVLEVNSSVILDNGEPVAIQGVARDITERKQAETAIRRSMEETRRAAEAARNSEARFRELFENANDLIYTHDLDGNFTSLNRAGEMITGYSRAEALEMNLSDLVAPEFLETARTMSSKKAESDTAHSYEIEIIARDGRRVVLDLSTRLIVANGRPVGVQGIGRDITEKRAVRNSLRDTLSLFETTFESTADGIVVMSLDRNIVTCNKKFVEMWQVDPEIIKSKNGDALVAHIVSNLIDGESFLRDLDETYKDPNSAVSELLELTNGRIFERYSQPQYLDGKPIGRVACFRDITERSRAEERLRHVALHDTLTNLPNRAEFMNHLQAAIDRTRGNDYAKFAVLFLDLDRFKVINDSLGHAVGDKLLVAIAERLQAGVRPGDIVARLGGDEFTILLNRSGVAEDVAGVAERLQRMISAPFKIDNYEVFTSASIGIVASGTLDRQAEDFLRDADAAMYRAKEAGKARYEVFDQEMHVRNMNLLRIETDLRHAVDRNEFEVHYQPIVDLKNGTVSDFEALLRWRHPELGLITPTRFVHVAEETGLIVPIGKWILTEACRQIAEWRNKFGRKFAVSVNLSAKQLMHPTLTADIDQVLVTTGLDADQLKLEVTESTVMEHSEKALKVLTELDSLGIDLSTDDFGTGYSSLSYLQKFPFERLKIDRSFINLMVKDTKSAAIVKTILMLGENLGISAVAEGVETVPQFEELRRLGCKLGQGYLFSPPVRVNEAESILAKGRDAFPIFHRRVLALSASPIELAEVQ
- a CDS encoding membrane dipeptidase produces the protein MKVITAVFLGLCFAGYAFSQMMPSGADPVLWKKALQIHKRAIVIDGHNDITSPMVDEDLDLGTDTRGKFHRDGDPYHTDIKRLRDGGVTGEFFSIYVSGAAYRGGGGMRRAMDLIDATYREVERHPDALSMCTRAEDIRRAKRAGKICALMGIEGGYAIENSLSALRDFYRLGIRYMTLTHNVSHDWADAHNDKPKNNGLSDFGKEVVREMNRLGMFVDISHVSEKVMNDVLDVSTAPIIASHSSARGVNDHTRNVSDAVLKRVAKNGGVIMINFYPSFLDARTNREENERDARLKPQLEMLRAKFKDDPAGFLAAQRKLYAENPIYIAPYTVIVDHIDHIKKVTGTVDNIGIGSDFDGVPFLPAGMRGVEDLPLVTYEMLRRGYTEIEIRKVLGGNFLRAMTQMERVAGSRRISGDGSLKKLAPPKIGQ
- a CDS encoding serine hydrolase — protein: MKKQFHLFVLFIAAALASTAFGQKESSRSAILPPAVYKPIAVVHSASLQAILDDAVSKIMSAKGIKDGELAATVIDLSDPAKAFDASYQGGIKLYPASVVKLFYLAALERQIEDGKIVPSNELRRAERDMIVDSSNEATQLIVDVLTGTTGGPELPAKELERWQFKRNRVNRFFTALGYTGINVNQKTFCTDAYGIEQQSRGPNGENRNMLTTDATARLFAEIVTGRIAGKQFSDRMMEVLHREPFVKGDEADQAHAFIGKALIDRDLRDVKLWSKAGWTSTARHDAAYLAFPDGRKFIIVILTQAHANEKDIIPELAGRLIDSLKNPIAARGARTAPLLHFGELDG
- a CDS encoding NAD-dependent epimerase/dehydratase family protein, which gives rise to MPRAKKIRQILITGGTGFLGAWVVRTLLDEGADNLTVLASHIPEWMKDAGVTPVEGSVTEPDDLAAACKNASVVLHLAGKVSRDQADAALMNRVHLQGTRLICEAAKEAGVGTFVLASSSGTIAVSREPQIFDETYPPPLDIITRWAYYASKYFQERTAIEGFEGKGRKLVIMNPTLLLGPQDERLSSTKPVLDMLGRKIPYCPGGGISFVDVRDVASAIISAIEKGRHQEKYLLGAANMTFEEFFGRLSRLSGIPAPGLKVPKKLAVAGSGLIDSVFKNWGKPSPIAPSEVEQAEHFWYFTSAKAEAELGFTPRDPQATLNDTVSYLRKNFLGEGIFS